The following proteins come from a genomic window of Nodularia sp. LEGE 06071:
- a CDS encoding rhomboid family intramembrane serine protease produces the protein MVPIKDNNPTQITPYVTYGLIAVNVLAFLYEASLPPQALNQFFHLAAVIPQELTLSFSGISVNQPVPEWATLITAQFLHGGFLHLAGNMLFLWVFGNNIEEKLGRAKYLLFYLSCGALASLAQWFFAQDSTIPSLGASGAIAGVMGAYILRFPQVEILGVVPLGFFFPSFRVPAYFFLGFWFIQQAFYGLASLEAPTNIGMEGGGIAYWAHAGGFVFGAVLGPLLGLFSDKSNEESLSG, from the coding sequence GTGGTTCCAATTAAAGATAATAATCCTACACAAATCACGCCTTATGTAACTTATGGATTGATTGCAGTCAATGTCTTGGCTTTTCTTTATGAAGCCAGTCTTCCTCCCCAAGCATTAAATCAGTTCTTTCATCTGGCGGCTGTGATTCCCCAAGAACTCACCTTAAGTTTTTCTGGCATCTCTGTCAATCAGCCAGTACCAGAATGGGCTACTTTGATTACTGCACAATTTTTGCATGGCGGTTTTTTACATCTAGCGGGGAATATGTTGTTTCTCTGGGTGTTTGGGAACAATATTGAAGAAAAATTAGGCCGTGCTAAATATTTACTGTTCTATTTATCTTGCGGTGCCTTGGCATCCTTGGCACAATGGTTCTTTGCTCAAGATTCTACCATTCCTTCTTTAGGCGCAAGTGGTGCGATCGCTGGCGTTATGGGAGCATATATACTACGGTTTCCCCAAGTCGAAATTCTCGGTGTAGTACCTTTAGGATTTTTCTTCCCCTCTTTTCGGGTTCCAGCATATTTCTTTTTGGGCTTCTGGTTTATCCAACAAGCTTTTTACGGACTAGCCAGTCTAGAAGCGCCTACAAATATCGGTATGGAAGGCGGCGGTATTGCCTATTGGGCCCATGCAGGCGGTTTTGTATTTGGCGCAGTTCTGGGGCCGCTGCTGGGTTTATTTAGCGACAAATCCAATGAAGAATCTTTATCTGGGTAA
- a CDS encoding rhomboid family intramembrane serine protease, giving the protein MFPLHDENPTGITPYFTYGLIGLNIVVFLHQESLSSEQLEQFFQMYAVIPRELTNNFAEEWTTLFTSQFLHGGWWHLISNMVFLWVFGNNVEDRMGHFKYVIFYLACGALAALSQWFIGMDSSIPSLGASGAIAGVLGAYVIRFPKSRILSLVFLGFFVTTIRIPAVILIGIFVVQNVISGLLSLQAAANMSVETGGVAYWAHIGGFAFGIILAPLFGLFRRD; this is encoded by the coding sequence TTGTTTCCCCTCCATGATGAAAACCCAACGGGAATCACCCCATATTTTACATACGGGTTGATTGGTTTGAATATTGTAGTCTTTCTTCATCAAGAGAGTCTATCAAGTGAACAATTAGAGCAATTCTTCCAGATGTATGCGGTAATACCACGAGAGTTAACCAATAACTTTGCCGAAGAGTGGACGACTTTATTTACGTCACAATTCTTACACGGTGGTTGGTGGCATCTGATCTCAAATATGGTGTTTCTCTGGGTTTTTGGTAACAATGTTGAAGACCGGATGGGTCATTTCAAGTATGTAATTTTTTATCTCGCCTGCGGTGCTTTAGCCGCCTTGTCCCAGTGGTTTATTGGCATGGATTCCTCTATTCCTTCTTTAGGAGCTAGTGGTGCAATTGCTGGGGTTCTCGGTGCATATGTGATCCGTTTCCCAAAATCTAGAATTTTAAGCTTAGTCTTTTTGGGTTTTTTCGTCACCACAATTAGGATTCCAGCAGTTATTCTCATCGGAATTTTCGTGGTTCAGAATGTGATATCGGGTCTTCTCAGCCTGCAAGCTGCTGCTAATATGAGTGTGGAAACAGGCGGAGTTGCTTACTGGGCGCACATCGGCGGCTTTGCTTTTGGAATCATTCTTGCGCCATTATTCGGGTTATTTCGGCGCGATTAG
- a CDS encoding GumC family protein: protein MTPPIVKRYLIAFDKYKWIGLASFALVVAGSTVVAIQPEPASTYIANGALAYTRPPVSFSATGTEIQQQGQELSKQVLLSEQILQAVSTKVNVKPETIGTNVALTLPERNNAGELLSSIIELRYQDTDPKRSRQILQELMQAMISLSGEINTRRLDAIIEKINERIPQAKAELEKAEQQLEQYDRRERPAILAAENGSLLGAVTNSQNQQRLIQLTIAGIDAQLGSLQDKLGLNVGQAYVSSALSADPILSNLRLQIYQVESQITLLGKDLRPENPTMIQLSRQKQSIEELLQQRAGEVVGGDGTAAPLAGDVSGIRAQSNLDPARQQLANQMVGLETQRETLQQQLAQQIREEEKLRQDYSQIPNKQLERSRLEQEVGLKRTIYNQMQAKLTDSQTAEAETVSSLTIARIPNVINNASQAQSVPLTLGIGSLLGLLVGGGVIFLLGSLEGTFKTREDIRDTLRQREVPHLGELPLMPVDDLDIAALPVILSPDSPYLEFYEKFRSNLRRIGGRDLKVLMITSTSSDEGKTVSAYNLGIASALAGKRTLIIETDLRSPSHALSLNVTPDIDATVEPLRYYARLNECIRLVPEVENLYIIPSPGPVRQSAAILESSEMRRLMEDVRERFDLVILDTNALSTSNDALLIQPFSDGIVLVTRPNHTQENMLGEAIDQLVESELGLLGVIVNGADIFVSPSQPVLSEQEAGVYSEV from the coding sequence ATGACTCCACCAATTGTTAAGCGTTATCTGATTGCTTTTGATAAATACAAGTGGATTGGATTAGCCAGTTTTGCTTTAGTTGTGGCTGGATCAACTGTGGTGGCAATTCAGCCAGAACCAGCATCCACCTACATCGCAAACGGAGCGCTGGCTTATACTCGTCCGCCAGTTTCGTTCTCCGCAACTGGAACTGAAATTCAACAACAAGGACAAGAACTGAGTAAGCAAGTTTTGCTATCAGAGCAGATCCTTCAGGCTGTATCCACGAAAGTCAATGTCAAACCAGAAACGATTGGGACAAATGTCGCCCTGACTCTACCGGAGAGAAACAATGCCGGGGAACTACTATCCTCAATTATTGAGTTGAGATATCAGGATACTGACCCTAAGCGATCGCGGCAGATATTGCAGGAATTAATGCAAGCCATGATTAGCTTGAGTGGTGAGATTAATACTAGACGATTAGACGCAATTATTGAAAAAATTAATGAGCGCATACCGCAGGCGAAAGCAGAACTGGAAAAAGCAGAACAGCAGCTAGAACAGTATGATCGTCGCGAGCGTCCGGCAATATTGGCGGCTGAAAATGGTAGTTTGCTCGGCGCAGTAACTAATAGCCAAAATCAGCAACGGTTAATTCAATTAACTATTGCCGGAATTGATGCCCAACTTGGCAGTTTACAAGACAAGTTGGGTTTAAATGTGGGACAAGCCTATGTTTCTTCGGCTTTGAGTGCCGATCCGATTCTTTCTAACTTGCGACTGCAAATTTATCAAGTAGAATCTCAAATAACTTTACTTGGTAAAGATTTACGACCTGAAAACCCGACAATGATTCAGTTGTCGCGTCAGAAACAATCTATTGAAGAATTACTGCAACAACGCGCTGGTGAGGTGGTAGGAGGTGACGGTACGGCGGCTCCTCTAGCTGGGGATGTTTCCGGTATCCGCGCCCAAAGCAACTTAGATCCAGCCCGACAACAGCTAGCAAATCAGATGGTGGGTTTGGAAACCCAACGAGAAACTCTCCAACAACAATTAGCTCAACAAATCAGAGAAGAAGAAAAATTACGCCAAGATTATTCTCAAATTCCCAACAAGCAACTAGAGCGATCGCGTTTAGAACAGGAAGTAGGCCTGAAAAGAACGATTTATAACCAAATGCAGGCAAAGCTGACAGACTCTCAAACAGCAGAGGCAGAAACAGTTAGTAGCTTAACAATTGCCAGAATACCTAATGTGATCAACAATGCCAGTCAAGCTCAGAGTGTGCCTTTAACTTTGGGTATTGGTAGTTTATTGGGATTGCTAGTAGGTGGTGGGGTCATATTTTTGTTAGGTTCCCTGGAAGGCACTTTCAAAACCAGGGAGGATATCCGCGACACCCTCAGACAACGGGAAGTTCCCCATTTGGGAGAATTGCCTTTAATGCCTGTTGATGATTTGGACATCGCCGCCCTACCTGTCATACTTTCCCCTGATTCTCCCTATTTGGAGTTTTACGAAAAGTTTCGCAGCAATTTGCGCCGGATTGGTGGTCGGGATTTGAAAGTGCTGATGATTACTAGTACTAGCAGCGATGAAGGTAAGACGGTGAGTGCTTATAACTTAGGTATAGCTTCCGCTCTGGCTGGCAAAAGAACGTTAATTATCGAAACAGATTTGCGATCGCCCTCTCATGCTTTATCCCTGAATGTTACCCCTGATATTGATGCCACCGTTGAACCCCTGCGCTATTATGCCAGATTGAATGAATGTATCCGCTTAGTTCCTGAAGTAGAAAACTTATACATTATTCCCAGCCCTGGGCCTGTGCGTCAATCTGCGGCTATTCTTGAATCCAGCGAAATGCGACGGCTGATGGAAGATGTCCGGGAACGTTTTGATTTAGTCATTTTAGATACTAATGCTCTCAGCACATCTAACGATGCTTTATTAATCCAACCCTTCAGTGATGGCATAGTGTTAGTAACACGTCCCAACCATACACAAGAAAATATGTTAGGAGAAGCTATTGACCAATTAGTTGAATCTGAACTGGGTTTGTTGGGAGTTATTGTTAACGGTGCTGATATTTTCGTTTCCCCATCTCAGCCTGTCTTATCTGAGCAAGAAGCCGGAGTTTATTCAGAAGTTTGA